A window of the Cucurbita pepo subsp. pepo cultivar mu-cu-16 chromosome LG01, ASM280686v2, whole genome shotgun sequence genome harbors these coding sequences:
- the LOC111776388 gene encoding DNL-type zinc finger protein isoform X2: MAAAKTLCSSSPALLQQSFNPSQTRPHPSIKAFRPIVSSKANPSNGFFIRSFRTAPVTRENRNKVLTVSRLVDGNSGGDDESAQRNSDTGAAIDIKLPRRSLLVTFTCNQCGDRTKRLINRLAYERGLVFVQCAGCLKYHKLVDNLGLIVEYDFREDDVDVNSNSDQV; this comes from the exons ATGGCAGCGGCAAAGACACTGTGTTCTTCGTCTCCCGCGCTTCTTCAGCAATCCTTTAACCCTTCCCAGACTCGGCCGCATCCATCTATCAAGGCATTCAGACCTATCGTCTCTTCGAAAGCAAACCCTAGCAATGGCTTCTTCATTAG AAGCTTTCGTACAGCACCGGTTACTCGGGAAAACCGAAATAAGGTGCTTACGGTTTCAAGATTGGTGGATGGTAATTCTGGCGGTGACGATGAATCTGCACAGAGAAATTCGGATACG GGGGCAGCCATTGATATAAAGCTTCCAAGAAGAAGTTTGCTGGTAACGTTTACCTGTAACCAATGTGGTGATAGAACGAAGAGGCTCATCAATCGATTAGCTTACGAACGGGGGCTTGTTTTTGTTCAG TGTGCAGGGTGTCTAAAGTATCACAAACTGGTTGATAATCTTGGTCTTATTGTAGAGTATGACTTCCGAGAGGACGACGTGGATGTGAACTCGAATTCAGATCAAGTTTGA
- the LOC111776388 gene encoding DNL-type zinc finger protein isoform X1 yields the protein MAAAKTLCSSSPALLQQSFNPSQTRPHPSIKAFRPIVSSKANPSNGFFIRSRSFRTAPVTRENRNKVLTVSRLVDGNSGGDDESAQRNSDTGAAIDIKLPRRSLLVTFTCNQCGDRTKRLINRLAYERGLVFVQCAGCLKYHKLVDNLGLIVEYDFREDDVDVNSNSDQV from the exons ATGGCAGCGGCAAAGACACTGTGTTCTTCGTCTCCCGCGCTTCTTCAGCAATCCTTTAACCCTTCCCAGACTCGGCCGCATCCATCTATCAAGGCATTCAGACCTATCGTCTCTTCGAAAGCAAACCCTAGCAATGGCTTCTTCATTAG GAGTAGAAGCTTTCGTACAGCACCGGTTACTCGGGAAAACCGAAATAAGGTGCTTACGGTTTCAAGATTGGTGGATGGTAATTCTGGCGGTGACGATGAATCTGCACAGAGAAATTCGGATACG GGGGCAGCCATTGATATAAAGCTTCCAAGAAGAAGTTTGCTGGTAACGTTTACCTGTAACCAATGTGGTGATAGAACGAAGAGGCTCATCAATCGATTAGCTTACGAACGGGGGCTTGTTTTTGTTCAG TGTGCAGGGTGTCTAAAGTATCACAAACTGGTTGATAATCTTGGTCTTATTGTAGAGTATGACTTCCGAGAGGACGACGTGGATGTGAACTCGAATTCAGATCAAGTTTGA
- the LOC111811957 gene encoding putative phospholipid-transporting ATPase 9 isoform X2, whose protein sequence is MSSGRRRKLHFSKIYSFACGKASLKDDHSQLGGPGFSRVVFCNEPKCFEAEIRSYIDNYVSTTKYTLATFLPKSLFEQFRRVANFYFLVTGILAFTPLAPYTAVSAIVPLILVISATMIKEGIEDWRRKKQDLEVNNRKVKVHHGDGVFGYTEWKNLMVGDIVKVEKDGFFPADIILLSSSYEDAICYVETTNLDGETNLKLKQALEVTSHMNEDFIFNSFKAILKCEDPNANLYSFVGSLELEEQQYPLSPQQLLLRGSKLRNTDYIYGVVVFTGRDTKVIQNSTDPPSKRSKVERKMDKIIYFLFCLLFLLALVGSIVFGVVTEDDLENGRMKRWYLRPDDARVFYDPKRAQMAAIFHFLTALMLYNYFIPISLYVSIEIVKILQSMFINQDINMYYEEANKPARARTSNLNEELGQVDTILTDKTGTLTCNSMEFIKCSVAGRAYGQVNEGKHHEDVKNQASHIKGFNFKDDRIMNGNWVNEPHANVIETFLRVLATCHTAIPEINEDNGEVSYEAESPDEAAFVIAARELGFEFYKRTQTSISLHEFDPSLGKKVDRTYKLLHVLEFNSSRKRMSVIVRNEEAKTLLFCKGADSVMFERLGKNGRVFEEETKEHVIEYADAGLRTLILAYRELDDEEYREFDSKFTMAKNSVSVDRESLINQVTDKIERNLILLGATAVEDKLQNGVPECIDRLAQAGIKIWVLTGDKMETAINIGFSCRLLRQDMKQIVITLETSEIQVLEKTGDKASIIKASRQSVLDQITRGRAQIASPSGISEAFALIIDGKSLSYALEDSMKALFLEVAIHCASVICCRSSPKQKALVTRLVKCGTEKTTLAIGDGANDVGMLQEADIGVGISGVEGMQAVMSSDVVIAQFKYLEHLLLVHGHWCYRRISSMPAYNDWFLSLYNVFFSSLPVVALGVFDQDVSARLCLQFPLLYQQGVQNVLFSWVRILSWMFNGLCSAVIIFSLCTRALEYQAFNSDGKTAGRDILGAMMYSCVVWVVNLQMALAVSYFTLIQHLFIWGSVSIWYIFLLIYGSMTPTFSTNGYKIFIEVLAPGPSYWLVLLFVVISTLIPYFSYSAIQMRFLPMYHQMILWIRNEGQLENQEYRDLLRSIAPDQRAWVPPHG, encoded by the exons atgagcAGCGGCAGAAGGAGAAAGCTTCATTTTAGCAAGATCTACTCGTTTGCTTGCGGGAAAGCTTCTTTAAAGGATGATCATTCACAACTTGGGGGACCTGGGTTCTCTCGTGTTGTTTTCTGTAATGAACCAAAGTGTTTTGAGGCAGAAATTCGTAGCTACATAGACAATTATGTTAGTACCACCAAGTATACTTTAGCTACTTTCCTGCCTAAGTCATTGTTTGAGCAATTCAGGAGAGTGGCCAATTTCTACTTTTTAGTCACTGGGATCCTTGCTTTTACTCCCCTTGCTCCTTACACCGCTGTCAGCGCCATCGTCCCTCTTATTCTCGTCATCTCGGCGACAATGATCAAAGAAGGGATCGAGGATTGGAGGCGCAAAAAACAG GATCTTGAGGTAAACAATAGAAAGGTAAAAGTGCACCATGGAGATGGAGTTTTTGGTTATACAGAGTGGAAGAATCTGATGGTTGGTGATATTGTGAAAGTAGAGAAGGATGGATTCTTTCCAGCTGATATTATCTTGCTTTCATCAAGTTACGAGGACGCAATCTGCTACGTTGAGACGACGAACCTGGACGGCGAGACGAATTTGAAACTAAAACAAGCGTTGGAGGTAACGTCGCATATGAACGAAGATTTTATCTTCAATAGCTTTAAGGCTATCCTAAAATGTGAGGATCCAAATGCAAATTTATACAGTTTTGTTGGTAGTTTAGAGCTGGAAGAACAACAATATCCTCTGTCTCCTCAACAGCTACTCCTTCGAGGCTCTAAGCTTCGGAATACTGATTATATATACGGGGTCGTTGTCTTTACGGGTCGTGACACGAAGGTTATTCAAAATTCTACTGATCCACCTTCAAAGCGAAGCAAAGTTGAGAGGAAAATGGACaagattatatattttttgttctgtCTTCTGTTTTTGCTTGCTCTTGTAGGATCTATAGTTTTTGGCGTTGTGACTGAGGATGATTTGGAGAATGGGAGAATGAAACGATGGTATCTGAGGCCTGATGATGCTAGAGTTTTCTATGATCCAAAAAGGGCTCAAATGGCtgcaattttccattttcttacAGCACTGATGTTATATAACTACTTCATTCCAATATCACTCTATGTATCAATAGAAATTGTGAAAATTCTTCAGAGCATGTTCATCAATCAAGATATTAATATGTATTATGAAGAAGCGAATAAACCAGCTCGTGCTCGCACCTCGAATTTGAATGAAGAACTCGGTCAAGTTGATACGATACTCACTGACAAGACGGGAACTTTGACATGTAATTCAATGGAGTTCATTAAGTGTTCTGTGGCAGGGAGGGCTTATGGCCAGGTAAATGAGGGGAAGCACCATGAGGATGTCAAGAATCAAGCTTCACATATCAAAGGTTTTAACTTTAAGGATGATAGGATTATGAATGGGAATTGGGTTAATGAGCCTCATGCCAATGTCATCGAAACTTTTCTTCGTGTTCTTGCAACTTGTCATACGGCGATACCCGAAATCAATGAGGACAATGGAGAGGTTTCTTATGAGGCCGAATCTCCAGACGAAGCAGCATTCGTGATCGCTGCTAGAGAACTCGGATTCGAGTTCTACAAAAGAACACAGACAAGTATATCACTGCATGAGTTTGATCCTTCATTGGGCAAGAAAGTTGATAG GACATATAAACTGCTGCATGTTTTGGAGTTCAATAGCTCAAGAAAGCGGATGTCTGTCATAGTAAGAAATGAAGAGGCTAAGACATTGTTATTCTGTAAAGGTGCAGACAG TGTTATGTTTGAAAGGCTTGGAAAGAATGGGAGGGTGTTTGAGGAGGAGACCAAGGAACATGTCATTGAGTATGCTGATGCAGGATTGAGGACTTTGATACTTGCCTATCGCGAGCTCGACGACGAAGAATACAGAGAGTTTGATAGCAAGTTCACTATGGCGAAAAACTCGGTTAGTGTAGACCGAGAATCGTTGATTAATCAAGTGACCGATAAAATCGAAAGGAATCTGATTCTTCTTGGTGCCACTGCTGTTGAGGACAAGCTTCAAAATGGG GTTCCTGAGTGCATTGATAGGCTTGCTCAAGCAGGAATAAAGATTTGGGTATTGACTGGGGACAAAATGGAGACCGCTATCAATATTGG TTTTTCCTGTAGATTACTGAGACAAGATATGAAGCAGATTGTAATTACACTCGAGACGTCGGAAATTCAGGTGTTAGAGAAGACGGGGGATAAGGCATCGATCATCAAG GCATCGAGGCAAAGCGTCCTCGATCAAATTACTCGAGGGAGAGCTCAGATCGCTTCACCAAGTGGGATATCTGAAGCATTTGCATTAATCATTGATGGAAAATCACTTTCTTATGCTTTAGAGGACAGCATGAAGGCATTGTTTCTCGAGGTAGCAATACATTGTGCTTCTGTTATTTGCTGCCGTTCATCTCCAAAACAGAAGGCACTG GTAACGAGGTTAGTTAAATGTGGAACAGAGAAAACAACTTTAGCTATTGGCGACGGTGCCAACGACGTCGGAATGCTTCAAGAAGCAGACATTGGAGTTGGAATTAGCGGTGTTGAAGGAATGCAG GCCGTTATGTCGAGCGACGTTGTGATAGcacaattcaaatatttagaGCACCTGCTTCTTGTTCATGGACATTGGTGCTATAGAAGGATATCATCAATG CCTGCATATAATGATTGGTTTCTATCGCTTTACAATGTGTTCTTCTCGTCGCTTCCAGTGGTAGCTTTGGGCGTTTTTGATCAGGATGTTTCTGCAAGACTCTGCCTCCAG TTTCCTCTCTTATACCAACAAGGAGTGCAGAATGTTCTATTCAGCTGGGTCCGAATTCTCAGTTGGATGTTTAATGGGCTGTGCAGTGCTGTGATCATTTTCTCCCTATGCACTCGAGCGCTCGAGTATCAGGCCTTCAACTCCGACGGGAAAACTGCAGGGCGGGATATTCTGGGTGCAATGATGTATTCTTGTGTTGTTTGGGTCGTGAACTTGCAAATGGCGCTCGCTGTTAGTTACTTCACCTTGATACAACATCTTTTCATCTGGGGTTCGGTTTCGATCTGGTACATTTTTCTCCTGATCTATGGGTCCATGACCCCCACGTTTTCAACCAATGGTTACaagatcttcattgaagtcCTTGCCCCTGGCCCTTCCTACTGGCTTGTGCTTCTATTTGTGGTGATCTCAACACTCATTCCTTACTTCTCCTACTCAGCGATACAGATGAGGTTCCTTCCTATGTATCATCAAATGATTTTATGGATTAGGAATGAAGGGCAGCTGGAAAACCAAGAGTACCGTGATCTTTTGAGGTCAATAGCTCCCGATCAACGAGCATGGGTTCCACCGCACGGTTAG
- the LOC111811957 gene encoding putative phospholipid-transporting ATPase 9 isoform X1, giving the protein MSSGRRRKLHFSKIYSFACGKASLKDDHSQLGGPGFSRVVFCNEPKCFEAEIRSYIDNYVSTTKYTLATFLPKSLFEQFRRVANFYFLVTGILAFTPLAPYTAVSAIVPLILVISATMIKEGIEDWRRKKQDLEVNNRKVKVHHGDGVFGYTEWKNLMVGDIVKVEKDGFFPADIILLSSSYEDAICYVETTNLDGETNLKLKQALEVTSHMNEDFIFNSFKAILKCEDPNANLYSFVGSLELEEQQYPLSPQQLLLRGSKLRNTDYIYGVVVFTGRDTKVIQNSTDPPSKRSKVERKMDKIIYFLFCLLFLLALVGSIVFGVVTEDDLENGRMKRWYLRPDDARVFYDPKRAQMAAIFHFLTALMLYNYFIPISLYVSIEIVKILQSMFINQDINMYYEEANKPARARTSNLNEELGQVDTILTDKTGTLTCNSMEFIKCSVAGRAYGQVNEGKHHEDVKNQASHIKGFNFKDDRIMNGNWVNEPHANVIETFLRVLATCHTAIPEINEDNGEVSYEAESPDEAAFVIAARELGFEFYKRTQTSISLHEFDPSLGKKVDRTYKLLHVLEFNSSRKRMSVIVRNEEAKTLLFCKGADSVMFERLGKNGRVFEEETKEHVIEYADAGLRTLILAYRELDDEEYREFDSKFTMAKNSVSVDRESLINQVTDKIERNLILLGATAVEDKLQNGVPECIDRLAQAGIKIWVLTGDKMETAINIGFSCRLLRQDMKQIVITLETSEIQVLEKTGDKASIIKASRQSVLDQITRGRAQIASPSGISEAFALIIDGKSLSYALEDSMKALFLEVAIHCASVICCRSSPKQKALVTRLVKCGTEKTTLAIGDGANDVGMLQEADIGVGISGVEGMQAVMSSDVVIAQFKYLEHLLLVHGHWCYRRISSMICYFFYKNITFGFTIFLYEAFTSFSGQPAYNDWFLSLYNVFFSSLPVVALGVFDQDVSARLCLQFPLLYQQGVQNVLFSWVRILSWMFNGLCSAVIIFSLCTRALEYQAFNSDGKTAGRDILGAMMYSCVVWVVNLQMALAVSYFTLIQHLFIWGSVSIWYIFLLIYGSMTPTFSTNGYKIFIEVLAPGPSYWLVLLFVVISTLIPYFSYSAIQMRFLPMYHQMILWIRNEGQLENQEYRDLLRSIAPDQRAWVPPHG; this is encoded by the exons atgagcAGCGGCAGAAGGAGAAAGCTTCATTTTAGCAAGATCTACTCGTTTGCTTGCGGGAAAGCTTCTTTAAAGGATGATCATTCACAACTTGGGGGACCTGGGTTCTCTCGTGTTGTTTTCTGTAATGAACCAAAGTGTTTTGAGGCAGAAATTCGTAGCTACATAGACAATTATGTTAGTACCACCAAGTATACTTTAGCTACTTTCCTGCCTAAGTCATTGTTTGAGCAATTCAGGAGAGTGGCCAATTTCTACTTTTTAGTCACTGGGATCCTTGCTTTTACTCCCCTTGCTCCTTACACCGCTGTCAGCGCCATCGTCCCTCTTATTCTCGTCATCTCGGCGACAATGATCAAAGAAGGGATCGAGGATTGGAGGCGCAAAAAACAG GATCTTGAGGTAAACAATAGAAAGGTAAAAGTGCACCATGGAGATGGAGTTTTTGGTTATACAGAGTGGAAGAATCTGATGGTTGGTGATATTGTGAAAGTAGAGAAGGATGGATTCTTTCCAGCTGATATTATCTTGCTTTCATCAAGTTACGAGGACGCAATCTGCTACGTTGAGACGACGAACCTGGACGGCGAGACGAATTTGAAACTAAAACAAGCGTTGGAGGTAACGTCGCATATGAACGAAGATTTTATCTTCAATAGCTTTAAGGCTATCCTAAAATGTGAGGATCCAAATGCAAATTTATACAGTTTTGTTGGTAGTTTAGAGCTGGAAGAACAACAATATCCTCTGTCTCCTCAACAGCTACTCCTTCGAGGCTCTAAGCTTCGGAATACTGATTATATATACGGGGTCGTTGTCTTTACGGGTCGTGACACGAAGGTTATTCAAAATTCTACTGATCCACCTTCAAAGCGAAGCAAAGTTGAGAGGAAAATGGACaagattatatattttttgttctgtCTTCTGTTTTTGCTTGCTCTTGTAGGATCTATAGTTTTTGGCGTTGTGACTGAGGATGATTTGGAGAATGGGAGAATGAAACGATGGTATCTGAGGCCTGATGATGCTAGAGTTTTCTATGATCCAAAAAGGGCTCAAATGGCtgcaattttccattttcttacAGCACTGATGTTATATAACTACTTCATTCCAATATCACTCTATGTATCAATAGAAATTGTGAAAATTCTTCAGAGCATGTTCATCAATCAAGATATTAATATGTATTATGAAGAAGCGAATAAACCAGCTCGTGCTCGCACCTCGAATTTGAATGAAGAACTCGGTCAAGTTGATACGATACTCACTGACAAGACGGGAACTTTGACATGTAATTCAATGGAGTTCATTAAGTGTTCTGTGGCAGGGAGGGCTTATGGCCAGGTAAATGAGGGGAAGCACCATGAGGATGTCAAGAATCAAGCTTCACATATCAAAGGTTTTAACTTTAAGGATGATAGGATTATGAATGGGAATTGGGTTAATGAGCCTCATGCCAATGTCATCGAAACTTTTCTTCGTGTTCTTGCAACTTGTCATACGGCGATACCCGAAATCAATGAGGACAATGGAGAGGTTTCTTATGAGGCCGAATCTCCAGACGAAGCAGCATTCGTGATCGCTGCTAGAGAACTCGGATTCGAGTTCTACAAAAGAACACAGACAAGTATATCACTGCATGAGTTTGATCCTTCATTGGGCAAGAAAGTTGATAG GACATATAAACTGCTGCATGTTTTGGAGTTCAATAGCTCAAGAAAGCGGATGTCTGTCATAGTAAGAAATGAAGAGGCTAAGACATTGTTATTCTGTAAAGGTGCAGACAG TGTTATGTTTGAAAGGCTTGGAAAGAATGGGAGGGTGTTTGAGGAGGAGACCAAGGAACATGTCATTGAGTATGCTGATGCAGGATTGAGGACTTTGATACTTGCCTATCGCGAGCTCGACGACGAAGAATACAGAGAGTTTGATAGCAAGTTCACTATGGCGAAAAACTCGGTTAGTGTAGACCGAGAATCGTTGATTAATCAAGTGACCGATAAAATCGAAAGGAATCTGATTCTTCTTGGTGCCACTGCTGTTGAGGACAAGCTTCAAAATGGG GTTCCTGAGTGCATTGATAGGCTTGCTCAAGCAGGAATAAAGATTTGGGTATTGACTGGGGACAAAATGGAGACCGCTATCAATATTGG TTTTTCCTGTAGATTACTGAGACAAGATATGAAGCAGATTGTAATTACACTCGAGACGTCGGAAATTCAGGTGTTAGAGAAGACGGGGGATAAGGCATCGATCATCAAG GCATCGAGGCAAAGCGTCCTCGATCAAATTACTCGAGGGAGAGCTCAGATCGCTTCACCAAGTGGGATATCTGAAGCATTTGCATTAATCATTGATGGAAAATCACTTTCTTATGCTTTAGAGGACAGCATGAAGGCATTGTTTCTCGAGGTAGCAATACATTGTGCTTCTGTTATTTGCTGCCGTTCATCTCCAAAACAGAAGGCACTG GTAACGAGGTTAGTTAAATGTGGAACAGAGAAAACAACTTTAGCTATTGGCGACGGTGCCAACGACGTCGGAATGCTTCAAGAAGCAGACATTGGAGTTGGAATTAGCGGTGTTGAAGGAATGCAG GCCGTTATGTCGAGCGACGTTGTGATAGcacaattcaaatatttagaGCACCTGCTTCTTGTTCATGGACATTGGTGCTATAGAAGGATATCATCAATG ATTTGCTACTTTTTCTACAAGAACATTACTTTTGGTTTTACAATATTCTTATACGAAGCATTCACATCATTCTCTGGGCAGCCTGCATATAATGATTGGTTTCTATCGCTTTACAATGTGTTCTTCTCGTCGCTTCCAGTGGTAGCTTTGGGCGTTTTTGATCAGGATGTTTCTGCAAGACTCTGCCTCCAG TTTCCTCTCTTATACCAACAAGGAGTGCAGAATGTTCTATTCAGCTGGGTCCGAATTCTCAGTTGGATGTTTAATGGGCTGTGCAGTGCTGTGATCATTTTCTCCCTATGCACTCGAGCGCTCGAGTATCAGGCCTTCAACTCCGACGGGAAAACTGCAGGGCGGGATATTCTGGGTGCAATGATGTATTCTTGTGTTGTTTGGGTCGTGAACTTGCAAATGGCGCTCGCTGTTAGTTACTTCACCTTGATACAACATCTTTTCATCTGGGGTTCGGTTTCGATCTGGTACATTTTTCTCCTGATCTATGGGTCCATGACCCCCACGTTTTCAACCAATGGTTACaagatcttcattgaagtcCTTGCCCCTGGCCCTTCCTACTGGCTTGTGCTTCTATTTGTGGTGATCTCAACACTCATTCCTTACTTCTCCTACTCAGCGATACAGATGAGGTTCCTTCCTATGTATCATCAAATGATTTTATGGATTAGGAATGAAGGGCAGCTGGAAAACCAAGAGTACCGTGATCTTTTGAGGTCAATAGCTCCCGATCAACGAGCATGGGTTCCACCGCACGGTTAG
- the LOC111776402 gene encoding probable calcium-binding protein CML16 has protein sequence MASLQSDQLKQLHDIFMRFDMNSDGSLTQLELGALLRSLGIKPSGDQLHCLLSNMDSNGNGSIEFDELVNAILPDLNDNILVNQEQLMEVFKSFDRDGNGFITASELAGSMAKMGHPLSYRELSEMMRQADTDGDGVISFNEFTTVMARSAADFLGLTFA, from the coding sequence ATGGCTTCTTTGCAATCCGATCAGCTCAAGCAGCTGCACGACATTTTCATGCGCTTCGACATGAACTCCGATGGTAGCCTCACCCAGCTCGAGCTTGGCGCCCTCCTCCGTTCCCTCGGCATCAAGCCCTCTGGCGATCAACTCCATTGTCTCCTCTCCAATATGGATTCCAATGGCAACGGCTCCATCGAATTCGACGAATTGGTCAATGCGATTCTCCCCGATTTAAACGACAATATTCTCGTCAATCAAGAGCAGTTGATGGAGGTTTTCAAATCCTTCGATCGTGACGGTAATGGCTTCATCACTGCCTCCGAGCTCGCCGGTTCCATGGCTAAGATGGGTCATCCTCTGTCCTACCGCGAACTTTCCGAGATGATGCGGCAGGCCGACACCGACGGCGATGGCGTAATTAGCTTCAACGAATTCACCACCGTCATGGCCAGGTCCGCCGCAGATTTTCTCGGCCTTACATTTGCGTAG
- the LOC111776250 gene encoding proline-rich receptor-like protein kinase PERK9 — protein MAAVSPAPNSTPSPASPSTPSPPQQSPPPNPSDPATPTSSPPPPPPGTIPPETPSAPPPSAPDPPPSATPPVSSTPPTPSNPPPNLSPPPQTPPPQSSKPPENSPPAPPQANPPVNSSPPPQPTNPPEKSPPTPPSTPPVTSPPSPASIPPKNSPPPPVEPSPSSPPPKSSPPPSPPPPPLRLSPPSPSKPPTLPSGNRTDDGSGLNDRVNSNSNSNGGINTGSVVAIGVVAGIIILSIIGFAVWYMRKPRKNDSGHGGIMPSSLSSSPKSESSLMKVHSTVHQNIHASGSGSGSGGGGGGGSGGIYTPRELGGLGSSRPLFTYEELFKATSAFSAQNLLGEGGFGSVYKGYLPDGREVAVKELKIGGGQGEQEFKAEVEIIGRVHHRHLVSLVGYCISEHQRLLVYDYVPNNSLYYHLHLKGDGELVLEWATRYKIAAGAARGIAYLHEDCHPRIIHRDIKSSNILLDENFEARVSDFGLAKLALDEQTHITTRVVGTFGYVAPEYASSGKLTERSDVYSFGVVLLELITGRKAVDSSQPMGDESLVEWARPLLNHALNNSQDFKNLVDPRLERNYIESEMLRMIGIAAACVRHASAKRPHMGQVVRAFDSLGTADLSNGMRFGESQAFDSGQQSAELRFFRMLAFGNQDYSSEFYSQGSSNA, from the exons ATGGCGGCTGTATCACCGGCGCCTAATTCAACTCCGTCGCCGGCTTCTCCCTCCACTCCATCTCCACCGCAACAATCGCCTCCTCCGAATCCTTCTGACCCAGCAACCCCCACTTCgtctcctcctccgccgccgcctgGGACCATTCCGCCGGAAACTCCATCAGCTCCGCCGCCATCAGCACCGGACCCTCCACCATCAGCAACTCCCCCAGTTAGCTCCACTCCACCAACGCCATCTAATCCCCCACCAAATTTATCTCCACCTCCTCAAACCCCTCCTCCACAATCATCAAAACCACCTGAGAATTCACCGCCAGCGCCACCACAAGCAAACCCGCCGGTTAATTCATCACCGCCGCCACAGCCCACAAACCCACCTGAGAAATCACCTCCTACGCCACCATCAACACCTCCAGTAACGTCACCTCCTTCCCCAGCGTCAATACCTCCTAAAAACTCACCTCCTCCTCCCGTTGAACCCTCACCTTCAAGTCCTCCTCCCAAGTCATCACCGCCCCCATCTCCCCCACCACCGCCGTTGCGTCTTTCTCCTCCATCACCGTCTAAACCCCCAACATTGCCATCAGGAAATCGCACGGACGATGGTTCTGGTCTTAATGACAGAGTTAACTCGAATTCCAACAGCAATGGAGGAATCAATACAGGGAGTGTTGTCGCAATAGGCGTAGTGGCTGGAATTATAATCCTTTCCATAATTGGGTTTGCAGTATGGTACATGAGGAAGCCAAGGAAAAATGATTCCGGGCATGGGGGCATTATGCCATCCTCTCTCAGCTCCTCTCCTAAGTCGG AATCATCCCTTATGAAGGTCCATTCCACAGTTCATCAAAACATCCATGCCAGTGGCAGTGGCAGTGGcagtggcggtggcggtggcggtggcagTGGTGGAATATACACTCCAAGAGAGCTTGGTGGGTTGGGCAGTTCGAGGCCATTGTTTACATATGAGGAACTCTTCAAAGCAACAAGTGCCTTTTCTGCGCAGAACCTTTTGGGAGAAGGCGGCTTTGGTTCTGTTTATAAAGGATATCTACCAGATGGAAGAGAGGTTGCAGTGAAGGAGCTAAAGATTGGTGGTGGGCAGGGCGAGCAGGAATTCAAAGCTGAAGTTGAGATTATAGGCCGTGTTCACCACCGCCATTTGGTTTCCCTTGTGGGCTATTGCATTTCAGAGCATCAAAGGTTGCTTGTCTATGATTATGTGCCTAATAATTCCCTCTACTACCATCTTCATCTTAAAGGGGATGGTGAGCTCGTTCTAGAATGGGCAACACGCTATAAGATAGCAGCTGGTGCAGCACGGGGAATTGCATATCTTCATGAAGACT GCCATCCTCGAATCATCCACCGTGATATCAAATCTTCGAACATTCTTCTCGATGAAAATTTCGAAGCTCGG GTTTCAGACTTTGGGCTTGCTAAGTTAGCTCTGGATGAACAAACTCATATAACTACCCGTGTTGTGGGAACTTTTGG ATATGTTGCCCCTGAATATGCATCGAGCGGAAAGTTAACCGAGCGATCAGATGTATATTCTTTCGGAGTTGTACTTCTCGAGCTGATTACGGGTCGGAAGGCTGTGGACTCGTCCCAACCAATGGGGGATGAGAGCCTTGTTGAATGG GCTCGGCCTTTACTAAACCACGCACTCAACAACAGCCAAGACTTCAAAAACTTGGTGGATCCTAGGCTTGAAAGGAACTATATAGAGAGTGAAATGTTGAGGATGATAGGAATAGCTGCTGCTTGCGTGCGCCATGCATCTGCCAAGAGACCACACATGGGACAG GTTGTTAGAGCTTTTGATAGTTTAGGCACTGCAGATTTAAGCAATGGAATGAGATTTGGGGAGAGTCAAGCTTTCGACTCGGGTCAACAATCTGCCGAGCTTAGATTTTTCCGAATGCTGGCGTTCGGTAACCAAGATTACAGTTCAGAATTTTATAGCCAAGGTAGCTCAAATGCCTGA